The genomic segment CGGAGCTGGCGATCCCGAGAGAAGGCCACCTTGAAAAACACACCCACAAAGGGCTAATCACACCACACCTGTCTTGGGCGGCTCCCTATGGCCGCTTTTCAGACGTTCACGTATGGCCGGTTTTGAGGTGTTCACCGAGGGATCTGCTGATCCGGCACAGTGGAGCAAACCACAAGCGGGAGACCATCGCGTTCTCGAAGCGCCGCCAATCGGCATTGGAACGGGTCGCGGTGTTCGCGGTCTGGGTGAATTTCCAGAAGAGCCGGCACGAGAAGGCACGGGACGCGACACCCGCCCAGTGGCTCGGCCTCGTCGATCGAAAGCTCACGACGGAGGACATCCTCGCCGCTCGCCACTTCCCCAGCCGGATTCCGCTTCCGTTGCGCTGGCGGCAGTACTACGAGGGGCGAATCCCTACCCGCGCGAGGCGCTGCGCTTCGCCTCCGTCCTACCGCTTCGCCACGTGAAGCGCCTGGAACCGCCTGTTCGTTCGTTGCTTTCCCCGAGATATCAACAATTTCCGGGACACAACCCAAGGATCATCCGCTACCTCGGCGCTTCCGGGGCTTTCGAGGAGCCAACTCCGCAGCCAGGCTGAGCGCGTCCTCCCGGTTCCGCACCTTCTGATCGAGTACCGCCAGACGAATGCGCTCGAGTGCGCGGCCAACCGCAGGGCCAGTGAGGCCCATCTCGAGCAGATCCTGACCGGAGACCGGCAGGCGAACGGCTCGATCTTCGCGACGCCAGCGAAGGATGCGGCGGCGCTCTGCCGTTGCTGCCTCGGCCGCCAGAGCCTGTAACTCCTCGGCCCCGACGCCTCGTAGCAGGGCATCGGTCGGGCCGCGCCCCCGGCCCCGGCCAAGCGCGCGCAGGATCCGGGCGGCGGTCCGCGGATAGGCGACGATCCGCTCTGCAGCTCGGCCCCGCACGGCGAAGCGCCGCAGCACCCGGCGACGGAGCGGCGCGGGCAACGGCCCCAGCCACAGCATGAAGCCCGTGAGCCAAGGCTGGAGCGATGCAGAGGCATCGACCAGATCGCGACCCAAGCGACGCAAAGGGGTTCGGGAGGTCTTCGGCAAATGAAGACCCGGCTCGAGAGCGGCCAACACGTGCCACTCATCCAGCAGCCGAAGCGCCCGAGAGGGATCCAGACCGTGTACGGGATCGGCAAACAACTTCTCGAACTCGGCGTGGTAGCGCTCGCCCTTCACGCCACCGAACGCCCCATCACGCAGCGCCCCACGCAGGGCGCTGCGGCTCGGTCGGGCCAGCGCCATACCGAGCCGCGGCGCCAGGCGAGCAGCCCTTAGCGCGCGGGTCGGATCATCCTGAAAGCTACCCGCGTGGAAGACCCGCAGGAGCCCACGATCCAGATCCGCCAGCCCCTCGCCCGGATCGATCAACGCCGAGCGGCCTTTGCGTGCGGTGGCGTTGAGCGGTGCAGCCATCCCGTTCACCGTGAAGTCTCGCCGCCGGAGGTCCTCATCGAGCCCACCGGCTGCGATCGTGGGGAGCGCGCCAGGTTTTTCGTAGACCTCCGACCGGACACTGGACACGTCCAACACGACGCCGTCCAACTCGATCCGCACCGTGCCGAAGCGCGGGTGGACGACGATCCGGGCGCCTTCCAGCTGCGCAGTCTTTGCCACGGCGGCTGCAGCCGAATCCGCCTGCTTCATCGTCTCGTCGCGAGGCTCGGCCACCAGATCCACATCCCGCAGCGGCCGGTCGAGAAGGAAATCCCGCACCGGCCCGCCAACCAGATGGATGCCCACGCCGAGCGAATCCCCGGCTTTTGCGATCGCCAGGGTCGCATCCCGTGCCGGCTCCGGCAGAGCCCGCCGCAGCAGATCCAGGCCGATCCGCTTCACACGCGCCTGCGGGGGATGCTCATCGCTCGCGCCTCGGACGTCCCGAGCCTCGCGGGTGATGTTCTTCCACGAGGTCGCGCAGACGTCCGCCGCTGACGTGCGTGTAGATCTGTGTGGTCGAAAGGTCCGCGTGGCCCAACATGGTTTGAACGGCCCGCAGGTCCGCGCCCCCCTCCACGAGATCGGTCGCAAACGCATGGCGAAGCACGTGGGGCGAGACCCGCTCGGCAGGCACGCCCGCACGCAGCGCCAGGCCCCGCAGCCGTTGGAAGAAGTTCTGGCGAGTCATGGCCTGGCCGCGTCGACCCAAAAAGAGTGCATCCACGCTGCGTTGGCCCTTGCCGAGCAGGACGGGGCGCGCCTCGTCCAGGTAGCGTTGGATGGCCAGCAGGGCGGGTTCGCCGAGAGGCACGATGCGCTCCTTCCGGCCCTTGCCCACGACACGCAGCCAGCCAGCACGGGCGTCGACCGCCGCCAGGGGAAGTCCGACCAGTTCGCTGACCCGCAACCCCGCGCCATACAGCACTTCGAGCATGGCGCGGTCGCGCACGCAGAGCGGGGCGTCGCCGCTCGTCGCTATCAAGAGCGCCTCGGTCTCGTCCGGGCGGAGCACCTTCGGCAGGGGGCGCCCCGTTCGCGGAGAGCCGACGCCCTCGCTCGGATCTTTCGCAAGTCGTCCGGT from the bacterium genome contains:
- the xerD gene encoding site-specific tyrosine recombinase XerD, whose translation is MSTAIDRFLRHLAVERGLRPNTLEAYGRDLARFADLLEQDGVRDTKAIERRHVTGFLESLEREGLAARSRARMAVSVRRFVRHLVATGRLAKDPSEGVGSPRTGRPLPKVLRPDETEALLIATSGDAPLCVRDRAMLEVLYGAGLRVSELVGLPLAAVDARAGWLRVVGKGRKERIVPLGEPALLAIQRYLDEARPVLLGKGQRSVDALFLGRRGQAMTRQNFFQRLRGLALRAGVPAERVSPHVLRHAFATDLVEGGADLRAVQTMLGHADLSTTQIYTHVSGGRLRDLVEEHHPRGSGRPRRER
- a CDS encoding CCA tRNA nucleotidyltransferase; protein product: MKRIGLDLLRRALPEPARDATLAIAKAGDSLGVGIHLVGGPVRDFLLDRPLRDVDLVAEPRDETMKQADSAAAAVAKTAQLEGARIVVHPRFGTVRIELDGVVLDVSSVRSEVYEKPGALPTIAAGGLDEDLRRRDFTVNGMAAPLNATARKGRSALIDPGEGLADLDRGLLRVFHAGSFQDDPTRALRAARLAPRLGMALARPSRSALRGALRDGAFGGVKGERYHAEFEKLFADPVHGLDPSRALRLLDEWHVLAALEPGLHLPKTSRTPLRRLGRDLVDASASLQPWLTGFMLWLGPLPAPLRRRVLRRFAVRGRAAERIVAYPRTAARILRALGRGRGRGPTDALLRGVGAEELQALAAEAATAERRRILRWRREDRAVRLPVSGQDLLEMGLTGPAVGRALERIRLAVLDQKVRNREDALSLAAELAPRKPRKRRGSG